tccttgatgTATGATGTTTGCGGACGatttagttctgatagatgagacgtgaggagtcaatagaaagttagagttttggagaagtactctagagtcaaagggctttaagttaagtagaacaaagacagaatacatgcattgcaagtttagtaAAGGtggaactggtgatagggaaggagttagtttggatagagtagtattgtcccaaagtaatcactttaaatatctcggcttaatccttcaagtagagaggggatgtgaggaggatgttagtcgtaGGATTAAAgatggatggttgaagtggagacgggccatgggagttttatgtgattgcaagatttccaataagttgaaaggaaaattttactgtacagtaatacgaccggccatgttatatggtaatgAGTGTTGGGTAATGAAGGAGCTGTATGTATTTAAGatgagagttgcggagatgagaatgttaagatggatgagtgaccatactagactagataaaatccgtaatgagagtattagagaaaaggtaggagtggtgccaattgaggataagttgagagaagggagattgaggtggtttggtcatgtgaagtatagacatacggaggcttcagttagacaagtagagcacattgggttagaggatagaaaaaaaagaagggaTAGACCTAAACTGAGTTAGAagagagtagtataacatgacctaaaaatattacacatttccgaggatttaacccaaaatcatttagagtggggaaagagaatccatatagccgaccccaataaatttttgaggTAAAGATTTAGCTGAGTTAGTTTTTTGGCCTGCATTATGAGGACCTATCCTATTTGTAGTGGAATGGGGAAAGCAGTGAAAAGAAAAGTGGCACCACAGTTATGCAGGGGCCATGTTTATTAGTTCCTTATTGGACATGATGATAATAATTGGGATTAAACCGCAATTGATTGGTAAACAGAAATCATTAGATTAGACATAGCAACTAATTTGATCATGTATTTATGTTGCATGTTACGGCCCCTCACACCACCACCACACATGCACCCATCCATGGTGCCCTTtcttgaagaaaataaaaaaaagaatgtCACAAATCACAAGTGCCACTGCTTTTTGTAAGGAATAGATTTTGATTTCTTCTTATGTTAACTGGAATTTCAAATGCTTTGTGTCAAGCATTATTAACTAGAATTTATTTTTCCCACGTTTTTTTATTGGGTGATTGGGTGTCTTTTGCTTTGCAGTCATTATATGCCAACAAAGTTGAAGTCCAGGACTACAAACTTTTCTGCCTTGCCACGGTTGCAGTAAAAGACCAGACAATTACTTTGGTTGGAGTTCTTGGTGGTTGGTGGGTTTTGCCATTGTCAGAAAGAGCATTTTCTGTGTTTTGGGATAGTGCTTTTTATTGAGAAAATAAGGTAACTTAACTGCTGAAAAAAATTTGTTGCTAATCAACATTGAAGGCATGATGTTTGGCTTTTGAATTAGTTGAATTACCTTTAAAAAAAGTTGCTGTTCATTTCCCTAGTCCACAACCTATCTGGAGGAAGTTCTGTCCTATGGCCTCTTCTTCCTTTCCCCTTTTCATATATCCAATTGAAAAGAACGAATAAATGTATCTTCTACAGCCACAATGTTAATGCTGAAACATGTGTTGGCATGTGGAGAGTCAAATCCATAAGATTCTTTGCACAGCAGTCTCAGTGTGACATAGAAATAGCAATATGCTTAGGCCACTGAAGTATTTTGCACTTCAGACCAAAAAAACTATATTTCTGAAATTTTTTGCTGGTCTGCAGGTACATTAcaggataaaataatttatagacCTTATAATcatttttcttcaaattccttTTGTGATATTTTCTAGGGAGAAATATTGCAATTTATACCTAAATTTCCATTTATTTCCTCTATAAAGCTACATATTGTTGGACATTCTTTCTTTGAGTTCTTGAGTAACAATTAAACAAATGTAAGCCGGGTGTTCATGCGCCCGGACTCCATTTCTTGTGTCTTATACAAGCAAGTGATAATCTTCAGCATCTTCACCAGCTGAATTAATGTTGCTAGAAGGGCCACAGAACATGCTACCCGATTGAGGGAAGTAGATGAAGGTGACGGGGAGAGTGAAAATAATTATCATAAGGCCCATTAGAGAAATACTTGTTTGCTTTGAGAATCTAGAGCCTGAAAACAGTAACAATTGGGTCACTGCTGCCCCCACAGTTCCTCCACTCCCTGTCATTCCTGATATCACTCCTAACGACCTGCAACCATACAAATAAAACCATAATTCAAATCTTCACATGAAAAGAATCAATTTTTTGTTGCTTTTGCTTTTGGACTGACGGGAACCTTACGCCAGCTAGAAATatcctctctctcattttttttttcttttccttttatctcTTTAACTTTATTTCAATCCCTTGGGGCTAAACCCAGCCATGGTTCCGGCTGAATCTTGAACCGGTCTGGACAAACTCAAGACCAAGATTCAATTATTCATGGTTCTAAGCCGGAACTGAACCCTCTTGGGAGAGTTTTGATTCCAATCTCTCTCTCTTGAATCTTGACCTAGTGGTCTGATCTGATTTTAATCAGAATTAAAATCGCCAAAACCGAATGGACTCCATGTGGTCCGGTTAAGCACCCTTCCTCCACGAACCGGAACCACCCTTGGCCCCTTGGAGCGAATTTGCCTTATTCATGTCTTTTCTTAATCATGGATCATTTCACTCTTTATCCATGCGGGTCTCACATTCTTGAGGTGAATTGTCTGCTTTTGATTGGATAAACTTTAATGGGGTGACCCTATGAGGCCTACAAACTTACGAGATTGGTGCATGAAGTGTGGCACCTGTAGAagggaaaattttttgaattcttcCAAGTTTGGTGAGGCTCAAAAGCTCGTAAGAGAGGTGCATGATGGACAGGTGTTGACAAGTTTATGTAAAGAAATTTATTAGACAAATGTGGTCAATCTTTAAAGCACTGAGAATTAGCCAGAGTAAGAGCAGTGCATGATGCACTGGTGTCTGCAAGTTTATACTGAAAAACTACTAGAAGCCTAGAACGGCCTTTGGAAGGAATTTTCATCTGATATAACTATTAtacatataataatttaattatagttattaattatgataaaatttattataattagtaaTTATAGTAAAACTGGTATGTATTCATTAATTTCTATGAAGGCCCAAATTTAAAATGCAAGCCAGTACATAAAGGAAAGGGAAAgaataataaaatatcaatgtagTGGGTCCCCGGGACCAGTGGATTGAGGTGCGACACGGACGTTGTAGACTAGTGGGATCTTCATTGTCACGAGTTATGCAGTTTTCTACGCTACTATTTGCTGagtgaaataaaaattttaacgaAGAAGATGTggacatgcctatatacccacccATTTAGTTTCTAGTTTGACTGCTTTTGGTCCTCTTTAGAGGGTGGCGTGTAACAGTGCTTTCTTATATAATTATTCTTAGAGTTGTTATTATAATGAAAATTATGAAAAGAACATCATTATTTTATGAgaaattttaaagtaaatttaatttactatgccatttataaataaaattaataaaatcattttataataatataattataaataaacttATGATTTAATGATTtagaataatttaatttaaaaaggaCGTGGAATATTGAATTTACCTAAAAAATATATCCTATTCTATTATATAAGTAGTCTCCGCTAAGTAAAAAAATCCTAATTTCGGAAAGATAAAAAGTAATTAATCTAGTTACTAATTCTAAATGAACACATTGTGTAACAATAACGTGAGTGCCACAACTGCATACCTGGATTATGATGTCATAGAAGAATGGAAAATGAAGTTTCTTATACCTTTTGGAAACGAAAGGAACCACACCAAACGTGAGGCCAGAAGCAGCTTGAACAAACACAGAGAACAAACACATCACAGCAACAGAATTCCAAAGATAACTCACTTGCCCAAGTAAAAAACAAAGTAACCCAGAAGTGGTCTGCACCATCCACAGCCCCCACAGCCTCCCTCTAATCCCAAATCTCTTCCCCATCTTATCGGATAAAACCCCTCCCATAGGCCTGGAAAAGAAGTTGGCCAATCCAAAACTTGCGGCAATCATCCCTGCAGCCTGAAGATTCACTCCAAATCTGTCGTAGAAGTACTGTGCAATAATGTTATCAGTTGTCAATTCTGAACCAAAGCTAAACCCATATGTTAATCCCAGAATCCAACCTCTGTAATTCTTTAACCCATTAAAAAGAACCTCAGGAAAGTTTTGTTTCTGCTGTTTCCCAGCTCTCTCTGAGTATTTATAGTCCCCAGAAGGGAGGTCTTGGCCATAGGCCAGGACCATTATAGCTGTTAGAGCTTGAAAAATTCCCGGGACAAGAAGCGAGACTCGCCAAGCAGTGAAGGAAGGTACATGTAATGAATTCATTATAAAAGAGTAAATCAGTGGCATAACTAACTGTGCCGCGCCGGTTCCCATGTTAGCCCAGCCAGCGGAGACACCATTGGCGAGCCCGACCACACATCCAGAGAACATGCAGCTCATCCAGAACTGGTTAGCTACAAAGTTAGCTAAAGAGATTCCAACAAGAAAACGAACGGGGATAAAATAAGCAGGAGAAGTAACAAAACAAGTAGACACGATAATAGGAGCAGTAATGAGAGAGAGAGTAGCAGAGGCAATACGAGGACCCATGACATCGCAGACAGGCCCCATGGCAAGACGAGAGAAGATGGAGCCAACAAACGAGGCAATGCCTGCGTTGTCTATGTCAGCGTCCGTAAGGTTAAGGTTGTCGCGGATTACAGGCAAAAGAGGAGGGATAGAAAAGGTGGATAAGAAGCAGGAGAAGAGAGATAACCATGATAGGTGAAAAGCAAGCATGTGAGGTGATGATAATGAGAGTGGCCGAAATTTAGTAGCTTTGTATTCTTCATCTACTGGAAGAGAGAAAGGAATTTCCATGGACGATTTGAAAATTCACAAAGAAAATGGCAAGAAAGTTAATTAATATATTTGTTGTATAGTGTATAATCATTAttgcgtgtatatatatatatgaactgaAGAGAAAAGGAGAAGACAAGAAACGATAAAGATTTAGTTGTGTGGATGGAAGTTcttcatatgtgaccaatgagGTGATTTTATATTATTCCACTTCTTCGCAAGTTAACTTTAACCCAAAAAATGCAAAGAGAAATAAAGGGTAAAGAAATTCTTTTCAAATCTACTTACTAAATAAGCGATTTTATCATATGTGTTTCTTAAGTTCATAATAAATCAAATATTTGATTTTGTTTAAAGCATATGAGTAGTAAATCACTCATGCTAAACAACTATCAatagtctctcaaatacttttaAAAAGATGAAGAGTGttaattaattttgaatttttattcatAATTATTATATAGAATTTTTCTAACTAGTCTTTTTATTAAGATATTGATAAAGGAGTAATTAAATTACTTTAATCACTTAAATTATTGTTATATAGtctcattataaaaaaaatttatcatgACTAAATGTAAATAATTtgcaataaaatctcataataagTGAATTTTATAATAATGAATATAAATACTCTCAATGATCACTCCTTAATCAATGTCCAAGGAGTAATCATTAGAAAAatctattattatatataataaaaattttcaaattatgtAAGAATTAATGTAAGTGTATACAGCAATTGTTAAGATTTTTCCATCCatcaatatataataaaattttaaaaatcaaattatatataaaaaatatgttAAAAAATATACTTTATTATAATTGTTAATTATGGTGattcttatttaaattttatcataattaataattataataaaattattatatatatatatatatatatatatatatatatatatatatatatatatcgattTTACTGATTAAAAATTCAATCGAGGATATATACTAATTTTCTAAATTTacacatatttaaattaaaatattactttaaaattagtttcaattataatttttattttaattataaaaatatgggTTTTGATGGAGATTAAATAGGAGAAAATCAGCTTATCATCCTCCTTAATTTTGagtgtatatatataaaattatgggTGTTATTTTATTGGATTTTTTGTTGTTCATATCGcactttaatattaataattactaaATGTCCAAATTAATAAACTACTTAAcaactaattaattagttaattaatcatTAAGGCAACTAGTAATATTATGTTGCCTTCTTTATAATCTTCTCCTAATTAAGAATAAAACCATTTTCACAAGTAACCTTGGAGAGTCTCTCTATTCAACTAAGAATGTTCAACAAAGTACATGATTTCattattttaatctaaaaaattaaaatacatatttcattagtaaaaaaataaaaattaagaaaaaatggttgtaatccaacccagcaaaaattgaattgaatatatatatatatatttagaaaattcatattgtattttttattttataaacttaaaaaattataaaatatatataattttcataattaagattttatttatttcatgaaaaataatttatatataaaaaatattttttataaaaattaattttaaaaaaaataattttcatgataaTATTTTCTATTCCTTAATTGTAATGCTAAATTATtgatatgtattttttttatatatatatataaatatttttatattttaataaaactgtTAAAATCAGAAAATACTTTATCtttgaaatatttaattttttttaatcagaaaatattttttattaaataatttttttaaatactttaaatattaaaaaattagaaaatattttttatattttccacAAAATAAACATGATCTAACCAAAACATACTTTTTCAATCAATTTTACAAAACTTTCAAAATTTGAGTGGACAATaaaaatgcttttttttttctaattctaGGAAAATTGGCAACAAGAATTAAGCTTCCAATCTtttatattatgaattaaaaaaactaatt
The Hevea brasiliensis isolate MT/VB/25A 57/8 chromosome 18, ASM3005281v1, whole genome shotgun sequence genome window above contains:
- the LOC110641902 gene encoding high affinity nitrate transporter 2.7, with translation MEIPFSLPVDEEYKATKFRPLSLSSPHMLAFHLSWLSLFSCFLSTFSIPPLLPVIRDNLNLTDADIDNAGIASFVGSIFSRLAMGPVCDVMGPRIASATLSLITAPIIVSTCFVTSPAYFIPVRFLVGISLANFVANQFWMSCMFSGCVVGLANGVSAGWANMGTGAAQLVMPLIYSFIMNSLHVPSFTAWRVSLLVPGIFQALTAIMVLAYGQDLPSGDYKYSERAGKQQKQNFPEVLFNGLKNYRGWILGLTYGFSFGSELTTDNIIAQYFYDRFGVNLQAAGMIAASFGLANFFSRPMGGVLSDKMGKRFGIRGRLWGLWMVQTTSGLLCFLLGQVSYLWNSVAVMCLFSVFVQAASGLTFGVVPFVSKRSLGVISGMTGSGGTVGAAVTQLLLFSGSRFSKQTSISLMGLMIIIFTLPVTFIYFPQSGSMFCGPSSNINSAGEDAEDYHLLV